One stretch of Chryseobacterium sp. LJ668 DNA includes these proteins:
- a CDS encoding 3-oxoacyl-ACP synthase III family protein, which translates to MPNTIIIGSGSYIPSRVIGRDFFLNSEFYTDEGEKIDKPNEEIISKFVEITEIENRRYIGDDTSNSKIGYEAAKVALEDAKVDGEDLDYIIYASNFGEVGTDGVANFMPNMAARVKNHLGIKNRKCITYDMIFGCPGWVEAMILADTFIKAGVAKTILVVGAETLSRVTDPYDRNKMIFADGAGAVVVKATDEENVGIISHNTICDNGPELEYLRNGGSINKEFNDKKLYIRMMGRKIYEYALKNVPTAIKETIDSAGLSIKDIDKILIHQANAKMDYAMIERLHKLYDVKDYDHAVSPMTIQDFGNSSVATIPTMFDLIIKGKMEGHTFKDKGNIVMTSVGAGMNINAIVYKFP; encoded by the coding sequence ATGCCGAATACGATCATTATTGGTTCTGGATCTTACATTCCTAGCAGAGTTATTGGTAGAGATTTTTTTCTAAATTCTGAATTCTATACCGATGAAGGCGAAAAAATAGACAAGCCAAACGAAGAAATCATCTCAAAATTTGTAGAAATTACAGAAATTGAAAACAGAAGATATATTGGGGACGACACTTCAAACTCAAAAATAGGTTACGAAGCTGCGAAAGTAGCTCTTGAAGACGCAAAAGTAGACGGCGAAGATTTAGATTATATAATTTACGCCAGTAATTTTGGCGAAGTAGGCACTGACGGTGTTGCGAACTTTATGCCGAATATGGCAGCAAGAGTAAAGAATCATTTAGGAATTAAAAACAGAAAATGTATCACCTATGATATGATTTTTGGTTGTCCGGGCTGGGTTGAAGCAATGATTCTGGCAGATACCTTTATCAAAGCCGGTGTTGCTAAAACGATTCTTGTAGTGGGTGCAGAAACTTTAAGCCGCGTTACCGATCCTTACGACAGAAATAAAATGATTTTTGCTGACGGAGCCGGTGCAGTCGTCGTAAAAGCAACCGATGAAGAAAATGTGGGCATTATTTCTCATAATACCATCTGCGATAATGGCCCCGAACTGGAGTATTTAAGAAACGGAGGTTCTATCAACAAGGAATTCAACGATAAAAAGCTTTACATCAGAATGATGGGGAGAAAAATCTATGAGTACGCTCTTAAAAACGTTCCCACAGCCATTAAGGAAACTATAGACAGTGCCGGGCTTTCTATAAAAGATATTGATAAAATTCTGATTCATCAGGCTAATGCCAAAATGGATTATGCGATGATCGAAAGACTTCACAAGCTTTATGATGTCAAAGATTACGACCACGCCGTTTCCCCGATGACAATTCAGGATTTTGGAAATTCTTCTGTGGCAACCATTCCTACGATGTTTGATTTAATCATTAAAGGTAAAATGGAGGGTCATACGTTTAAAGATAAAGGGAACATTGTGATGACTTCGGTAGGTGCCGGAATGAACATTAATGCGATCGTTTATAAATTTCCTTAA
- the idi gene encoding isopentenyl-diphosphate Delta-isomerase, whose product MEEYVVLVNPEDEVLGLMEKQQAHINGLLHRAFSVFLFNDKGEMLLQKRASEKYHSPNQWTNAVCSHPRYGESYLEGAKRRVKEELGIETDLSEKFNFIYKADVGGGLWEHELDYVFTGTYNEDFKLNQNEVEEVRYTSLQDLDQEIADHPERFTEWFKIILEEYKHNF is encoded by the coding sequence ATGGAAGAATATGTAGTTTTAGTAAATCCTGAAGATGAAGTTTTGGGTTTGATGGAAAAGCAGCAGGCTCATATCAATGGTTTGCTACATCGTGCATTTTCTGTTTTTTTATTCAACGATAAGGGTGAAATGCTGTTGCAAAAGCGTGCGTCAGAAAAATATCATTCTCCAAACCAATGGACCAATGCGGTTTGCTCGCACCCACGCTATGGTGAATCTTATCTTGAAGGGGCAAAAAGAAGAGTAAAAGAAGAGCTGGGAATTGAAACAGACCTTTCAGAAAAATTCAATTTTATCTATAAAGCAGATGTTGGCGGCGGACTTTGGGAGCATGAACTTGACTATGTTTTTACCGGAACTTATAATGAAGATTTTAAATTAAATCAAAATGAAGTGGAAGAAGTTCGATATACTTCCCTACAGGATCTGGATCAGGAGATTGCCGATCATCCTGAAAGATTTACAGAATGGTTTAAGATCATTTTAGAAGAATACAAACACAATTTTTAG
- a CDS encoding cell division protein ZapA, giving the protein MDVRRITINIAGRVYPLNVPAAEEETLRKVGKQIENMIKDFEQNFDVRDKQDALAMCALKLGTNAEVVSLNYEKNIHSANERLTKINQTLNEAGK; this is encoded by the coding sequence ATGGATGTAAGGAGAATAACCATCAACATCGCAGGAAGGGTATATCCACTGAATGTTCCGGCAGCAGAGGAAGAGACACTCCGTAAAGTGGGGAAGCAAATTGAAAATATGATTAAAGATTTTGAACAGAATTTCGATGTAAGAGATAAACAGGATGCTTTAGCAATGTGTGCCCTCAAATTGGGAACCAATGCAGAAGTTGTATCTCTCAACTACGAAAAAAATATACATTCGGCCAACGAACGATTAACCAAAATTAATCAGACGTTGAATGAAGCGGGAAAATAA
- the rny gene encoding ribonuclease Y, with amino-acid sequence MTTTAIIIGVICLIVGAVLGMVFSKSSLNAKGKFIIDDATKNAENLIEKATVQAESIKKEKNLQAKEKFLELKSQHDADIQSRERKMQEGEKRIKDKENKLNDELSKAGKLEKDLDRQIADYAKKTEILEKKQQELDSATAKKVEMLERISNYTGEEAKAELVETMKAEAKTRAQAHVQSIMEEAQLNAKSEARKIVIQTIQRIGTEQAIENSVSVFNIESDEVKGRIIGREGRNIRALEAMTGVEIIVDDTPEAILLSCFDPVRREIARLSLHRLVTDGRIHPARIEEVVEKTKKMIEDEIIEVGKRTIIDLGIHGLHPELVKIVGRMKYRSSYGQNLLQHSREVANIAATMAAELGLNVKMAKRAGLLHDIGKVPEQESELPHALLGMQWAEKYGENPEVINAIGAHHDEVEMTSLLSPIIQVADAISGARPGARRQVLESYIQRLKDLEAAALSFEGVSSAYAIQAGRELRVMVESGKVNDEIASQLSYDISEKIQNELTYPGQVRVTVIRETRAVNIAR; translated from the coding sequence ATGACAACAACCGCTATTATTATAGGCGTTATTTGTTTGATAGTAGGCGCTGTTTTAGGAATGGTATTTTCTAAAAGCTCCCTTAATGCTAAAGGCAAATTTATTATAGACGATGCAACAAAAAATGCCGAAAATCTTATAGAAAAAGCTACTGTACAAGCCGAATCAATAAAGAAAGAAAAAAATCTTCAGGCGAAAGAAAAATTTCTTGAGCTAAAATCTCAGCATGATGCAGACATTCAATCTCGCGAAAGAAAAATGCAGGAGGGCGAAAAAAGGATCAAAGACAAAGAAAATAAGCTGAATGATGAGCTTAGTAAAGCAGGGAAATTAGAGAAAGATCTCGACAGACAGATTGCTGATTATGCTAAGAAAACAGAAATTTTAGAGAAAAAACAGCAAGAGCTAGATTCGGCAACCGCGAAGAAAGTAGAAATGCTTGAAAGAATCTCAAACTATACCGGTGAAGAAGCCAAAGCTGAATTAGTAGAAACAATGAAGGCTGAAGCTAAGACCAGAGCTCAAGCACATGTTCAGAGCATTATGGAAGAAGCCCAGCTGAATGCTAAAAGCGAAGCAAGAAAAATAGTTATTCAGACTATTCAGAGAATCGGTACTGAGCAGGCAATTGAAAATTCGGTGTCTGTTTTTAATATAGAATCTGATGAAGTAAAAGGTAGAATTATCGGTAGAGAGGGTAGAAACATCAGGGCACTGGAAGCAATGACAGGTGTAGAAATTATCGTCGATGATACTCCGGAAGCTATTCTTCTTTCATGTTTTGATCCTGTAAGAAGAGAGATTGCAAGATTATCACTTCACAGATTGGTTACAGACGGTAGAATTCACCCGGCGAGAATTGAAGAGGTAGTAGAAAAAACCAAAAAAATGATTGAAGACGAAATCATAGAAGTAGGTAAAAGAACCATTATCGACCTGGGAATCCATGGATTACACCCAGAGTTGGTGAAAATTGTTGGTAGAATGAAATACCGTTCATCTTATGGGCAAAACCTATTACAGCACTCAAGAGAAGTAGCAAATATTGCTGCAACGATGGCTGCAGAATTAGGACTAAATGTGAAAATGGCCAAAAGAGCAGGTCTTTTACACGATATCGGTAAAGTTCCTGAACAGGAATCTGAACTTCCTCACGCTTTGTTAGGAATGCAATGGGCAGAGAAATACGGGGAAAATCCTGAAGTAATCAATGCTATTGGAGCTCACCACGACGAGGTTGAAATGACTTCATTATTATCTCCAATCATTCAGGTTGCCGATGCAATTTCAGGAGCAAGACCGGGAGCAAGACGTCAGGTTTTAGAATCTTATATTCAAAGATTGAAGGATCTTGAAGCTGCGGCTTTAAGCTTTGAAGGAGTTTCTAGTGCTTATGCAATTCAGGCGGGCAGAGAATTGAGGGTAATGGTAGAAAGCGGAAAAGTGAACGACGAAATCGCATCTCAGCTCTCTTACGACATTTCAGAGAAAATTCAGAATGAACTGACTTATCCTGGGCAAGTAAGAGTAACCGTAATCAGAGAAACAAGAGCTGTAAATATTGCGAGATAA
- a CDS encoding LNS2 domain-containing protein, giving the protein MELEYIEHISPILKDGVKNYLIDIDGTITDDVPNEEPERMVTCEPYPDALETVNRWYDDGHQICFFTSRTENLKQITIDWLDKHGFKYHSVLCGKPRGGNYHWIDNHLVKATRYKGKFTDMIEKQVTIEVFED; this is encoded by the coding sequence ATGGAATTAGAATATATTGAGCATATAAGCCCGATCCTTAAGGATGGAGTAAAGAATTATCTGATAGATATCGACGGAACAATTACTGATGATGTTCCCAATGAAGAGCCGGAAAGAATGGTTACTTGTGAACCTTATCCCGATGCTTTGGAAACTGTAAATAGATGGTATGATGATGGTCACCAGATTTGTTTCTTCACTTCAAGAACAGAAAATCTTAAGCAGATAACAATCGACTGGTTGGATAAGCATGGCTTCAAATACCACAGCGTACTATGCGGAAAACCGAGGGGAGGAAACTATCACTGGATTGATAACCACTTGGTAAAAGCGACGAGATATAAAGGTAAGTTCACAGATATGATCGAGAAACAGGTAACCATTGAAGTTTTTGAAGATTAA
- a CDS encoding metallophosphoesterase, translating into MQRNFLFIAAIFLFLEVYIYQAIKTLTDNLWIKAGYCILSLAVYGFFAYEVSHFQRSDRSTMRAQIMISLFLVFILPKIFIVLFLLIDDIFRTGGYLIGLTKSTENFFPERRKFLSIMGLGLGGVLSALFIDGITFGKYRHTVRRVKVKIKNLPLSFKGYKIIQISDVHSGSFSDPSKLEHAIELINEQNADLVLFTGDMVNNVSEEFKPFIPLFSKIKAKDGKFAVLGNHDYGDYVTWESPNAKKVNLDQLIEYERQAGFEMLMNENRAIDRNGEKLYILGVENWGLKPFPQFGKIDKALENVPQNAAKILMSHDPTHFDYVVKKHPADISLTLSGHTHGMQFGLDLKNIKWSPVQYRYPKWADLYESEGKLLYVNRGFGVLGYPGRVGVLPEITLLELS; encoded by the coding sequence ATGCAAAGAAACTTTTTATTTATAGCTGCTATCTTCTTATTTCTGGAAGTTTATATCTATCAGGCAATTAAAACTTTAACAGATAACTTATGGATTAAGGCAGGATATTGCATTTTGTCTTTAGCTGTTTACGGATTCTTTGCTTATGAAGTTTCTCATTTCCAAAGATCAGACAGAAGCACAATGAGAGCACAGATCATGATCTCATTATTTTTAGTCTTTATTTTACCAAAAATTTTTATCGTCTTATTTTTATTAATTGACGATATTTTCAGAACAGGAGGTTACTTAATCGGCTTAACCAAATCTACAGAAAACTTTTTTCCGGAAAGGAGAAAGTTTCTTAGTATTATGGGTCTTGGTCTGGGCGGTGTGCTCTCCGCATTATTTATTGACGGAATTACCTTCGGAAAATATAGGCATACGGTAAGAAGAGTAAAAGTTAAGATTAAAAATCTTCCTCTAAGCTTTAAAGGATACAAAATCATTCAGATTTCAGATGTTCACAGCGGAAGTTTTTCTGACCCGAGCAAACTGGAACACGCCATCGAGTTGATCAACGAACAAAACGCAGATTTAGTTTTATTTACCGGAGACATGGTGAATAACGTTTCTGAAGAATTCAAACCTTTCATTCCTCTTTTTTCTAAAATTAAAGCGAAAGACGGCAAGTTTGCAGTGTTGGGAAATCACGATTATGGCGATTATGTGACCTGGGAATCTCCTAATGCAAAAAAAGTAAATCTCGATCAATTAATCGAATACGAAAGACAGGCAGGTTTTGAAATGTTGATGAATGAAAACCGTGCCATCGACAGAAACGGAGAAAAATTATACATTTTAGGAGTAGAAAACTGGGGATTAAAGCCTTTTCCACAATTTGGAAAAATAGACAAAGCTTTAGAAAACGTCCCACAAAACGCTGCGAAAATATTAATGAGTCATGACCCTACTCATTTCGATTACGTGGTTAAAAAACACCCTGCAGATATTAGTTTAACACTTTCAGGTCACACCCACGGAATGCAGTTTGGTTTAGATTTAAAAAATATCAAATGGTCGCCTGTACAATACCGTTATCCAAAATGGGCAGACTTATACGAAAGTGAAGGAAAACTGTTGTATGTAAACCGTGGCTTTGGCGTTTTAGGATATCCCGGAAGAGTTGGGGTGTTGCCTGAGATTACCCTTTTGGAATTATCTTAA
- the porT gene encoding type IX secretion/gliding motility protein PorT/SprT: MNKFLLKALVLASVSIATFADAQFRTRNRMDKLEDFDQQKFSWGFYLNGNILDYRIVLNPRYGMSENQNLVTSKASTSFGAGLIAKFRLNDYLDVRLEPGLQFAQRQLIFNTQSNDIYQNGSLTNAPFTPIFLTEKDKVREIKSTLVDVPVLLEFHGERWYNSRPYFAAGVNYIVNLQSNSDSEDDNQQQVFRSTTHNFAWSAEMGIQFYFNKFKLTPAVRGTFFMNNEMVADNATTPPYWSAAVSTLQTRAIMFVLKFE; encoded by the coding sequence ATGAATAAATTTCTATTAAAAGCTCTGGTTTTAGCCTCAGTTAGTATAGCAACTTTTGCAGATGCTCAATTTAGAACTCGTAACAGGATGGATAAGCTGGAAGATTTTGACCAGCAAAAATTCAGCTGGGGGTTTTATCTGAATGGCAACATACTGGATTACCGTATCGTGCTTAATCCAAGATATGGTATGAGTGAGAATCAGAATCTTGTAACGTCTAAAGCAAGTACCAGCTTTGGGGCAGGTCTGATCGCAAAATTCAGATTAAATGATTACCTAGACGTAAGATTAGAACCAGGTTTGCAGTTTGCTCAAAGACAGTTGATCTTCAACACACAATCTAACGATATTTATCAAAATGGAAGCTTAACAAATGCTCCATTTACACCTATTTTTTTAACTGAAAAAGACAAGGTAAGAGAAATTAAATCAACTTTGGTGGATGTTCCTGTATTGCTTGAATTTCATGGAGAAAGATGGTATAACTCAAGACCTTATTTTGCTGCGGGTGTGAATTATATTGTTAATTTACAGTCAAATTCAGACTCAGAAGACGATAACCAACAGCAGGTTTTCAGATCTACAACACACAACTTTGCATGGTCTGCAGAGATGGGAATTCAGTTTTATTTTAATAAATTTAAACTGACTCCGGCTGTAAGAGGAACATTCTTTATGAACAACGAAATGGTTGCTGATAATGCTACTACGCCACCTTATTGGTCTGCAGCAGTTTCTACTTTACAAACAAGAGCTATTATGTTTGTATTGAAATTTGAATAA
- a CDS encoding acyl-CoA thioesterase, with translation MDNKPVTFQFISEPSDVNYGGNVHGGSVMKWIDQAGYACATTWSGNYSVTVYVGGIRFYEPIKIGEIVKVEAQVIYTGSSSMHISINVFSRNLKQPIFDKKTHCIIVFVAVDENGKKLPVPKWIPETNEEKQQEMYAKRLMDLRKQIEDEMKPFL, from the coding sequence ATGGATAACAAACCTGTTACTTTTCAGTTTATTTCAGAGCCTTCAGATGTCAATTACGGAGGAAATGTGCATGGCGGAAGCGTTATGAAGTGGATTGACCAGGCAGGATATGCCTGTGCTACAACCTGGAGCGGAAATTATTCGGTGACGGTTTATGTAGGCGGTATCCGTTTTTATGAACCGATTAAAATCGGTGAAATTGTAAAGGTTGAAGCACAGGTAATTTACACAGGTTCTTCAAGTATGCATATCTCTATCAACGTTTTCTCCAGAAATCTAAAACAGCCGATTTTTGATAAGAAAACACACTGCATCATCGTCTTTGTGGCGGTAGATGAAAACGGTAAAAAACTTCCTGTGCCAAAATGGATACCAGAAACTAATGAGGAAAAGCAGCAGGAAATGTACGCCAAACGGCTAATGGATCTGAGAAAACAGATTGAAGATGAAATGAAACCTTTTCTTTAA
- the gcvT gene encoding glycine cleavage system aminomethyltransferase GcvT, with protein MNKTALYDKHVSLGAKIVPFAGFDMPVQYSGVTEEHFAVREKAGLFDVSHMGQFFIEGAGSKELLQYVTTNNVDALENGKAQYSCLPNENGGIVDDLIVYKMEDDKYFVVVNASNIEKDWNHISKYNTFGAKMTNASDEMSLLAVQGPKATEILQKLTETNLFEIPYYHFTVGTVAGVSDVIISNTGYTGSGGFEIYFKNKNAEQLWDEILKAGESEGMIPCGLAARDTLRLEKGFCLYGMDIDDTTSPIEAGLGWITKFDKDFISKETFAKQKEEGVTRKLVGFELQDKGVPRHDYPVVDAEGNVIGKVTSGTQSPMKKIGLGIAYVDKPHFKLGSDIFIQVRNKNIPAKVVKMPFVQ; from the coding sequence ATGAACAAAACAGCCTTATACGATAAGCACGTTTCTTTGGGAGCGAAAATAGTACCTTTTGCAGGATTTGATATGCCTGTACAATATTCCGGAGTGACGGAAGAACATTTTGCAGTAAGAGAAAAAGCGGGATTATTCGATGTATCTCACATGGGACAGTTTTTCATTGAAGGTGCAGGTTCTAAAGAGCTTTTGCAATATGTTACCACCAATAATGTAGATGCTCTTGAGAACGGAAAAGCACAATATTCTTGCCTTCCCAACGAAAATGGAGGAATTGTGGATGACCTTATCGTTTACAAAATGGAAGATGACAAATATTTTGTAGTTGTGAATGCTTCAAATATTGAAAAAGACTGGAATCATATATCAAAATACAATACTTTCGGGGCAAAAATGACGAATGCCTCAGACGAAATGTCTCTTTTGGCGGTTCAGGGCCCGAAAGCAACTGAAATTCTTCAGAAATTAACTGAAACAAATCTTTTTGAAATTCCTTACTATCACTTTACGGTTGGAACTGTAGCTGGAGTAAGTGATGTGATTATTTCAAATACGGGCTATACCGGAAGCGGTGGTTTTGAGATTTATTTTAAAAATAAAAATGCAGAACAGCTTTGGGATGAAATTCTGAAAGCAGGAGAAAGCGAAGGAATGATTCCTTGTGGATTAGCTGCAAGAGATACTTTAAGACTTGAAAAAGGTTTCTGCTTATACGGAATGGACATTGATGACACCACCTCGCCTATCGAAGCCGGATTGGGCTGGATTACCAAGTTTGACAAAGATTTTATTTCAAAAGAAACATTTGCAAAACAGAAAGAAGAAGGTGTAACCAGAAAATTGGTTGGTTTTGAACTTCAGGACAAGGGAGTTCCGAGACATGATTATCCTGTAGTAGATGCCGAAGGAAATGTAATTGGTAAAGTAACTTCCGGGACGCAGTCTCCGATGAAGAAAATCGGTTTAGGGATCGCTTATGTAGATAAGCCGCATTTCAAACTGGGTTCTGATATTTTTATTCAGGTTAGAAATAAGAATATTCCTGCGAAAGTAGTAAAGATGCCTTTCGTACAATAA
- the ubiE gene encoding bifunctional demethylmenaquinone methyltransferase/2-methoxy-6-polyprenyl-1,4-benzoquinol methylase UbiE, translating into MFDNIAPKYDLLNHALSMKIDVLWRNKLVRMMKEDTPKEVLDVATGTGDLAIAVEKGTGAKVVGLDLSQQMLNVGVIKIKKLKLDGKISMQKGDAENLPFEDNRFDAVSVAFGVRNFENLTKGLAELKRVVKENKSVYILEFSKVEGFLGPFYMFYFKNILPAIGRLISKDDRAYTYLPDSVNAFPFGEKMRQILLDTGFKKVEYKKLSLGIATIYKATK; encoded by the coding sequence ATGTTCGACAATATTGCGCCGAAGTATGATTTGCTGAACCATGCGTTGTCTATGAAAATAGATGTTCTATGGAGGAATAAGCTCGTTCGCATGATGAAGGAAGACACGCCTAAGGAAGTTCTTGACGTGGCTACCGGAACAGGGGATCTGGCAATTGCTGTAGAAAAAGGAACGGGTGCGAAAGTCGTTGGTTTAGATTTATCGCAACAAATGTTAAATGTTGGCGTTATTAAAATAAAAAAACTTAAATTAGACGGCAAAATTTCTATGCAGAAAGGTGATGCAGAAAATTTACCTTTCGAGGACAATAGATTTGATGCTGTTTCCGTTGCATTTGGAGTAAGGAACTTTGAAAACCTTACAAAAGGTTTGGCAGAGCTGAAAAGAGTAGTGAAGGAAAACAAAAGTGTGTACATTCTTGAGTTTTCAAAAGTAGAGGGTTTTTTAGGACCGTTTTATATGTTTTATTTTAAAAATATATTGCCGGCAATCGGAAGATTGATTTCTAAAGACGACAGGGCGTATACTTATCTGCCGGATTCTGTGAATGCTTTCCCGTTTGGAGAGAAAATGAGACAAATACTGTTAGACACAGGATTTAAAAAAGTAGAATATAAAAAATTAAGTTTAGGTATAGCCACAATTTATAAAGCAACAAAATAA
- a CDS encoding arsenate reductase family protein encodes MKKVFYLNSCDTCRKILAKFDLRDWEMREIKKEPITKEEVEAMFKVTNSYEDLFSKKSTQIKLRELDLKTMGEDDFKELLLDHYTFLKRPVFLTDTEIFIGNDKKNIENLRAHFNGN; translated from the coding sequence ATGAAAAAAGTATTTTATCTTAATAGTTGCGACACATGCAGAAAAATTTTAGCAAAATTTGATCTGAGAGACTGGGAGATGCGTGAAATAAAAAAAGAGCCCATCACAAAAGAAGAAGTGGAAGCAATGTTTAAAGTTACCAATTCTTACGAGGATTTGTTTAGTAAAAAATCTACACAGATAAAGTTGAGAGAGCTTGATTTGAAAACAATGGGTGAAGATGACTTTAAAGAGTTGTTATTAGATCATTATACGTTCTTAAAGCGACCTGTTTTCCTTACAGATACAGAGATTTTTATCGGAAATGATAAGAAAAACATTGAAAACCTGAGAGCTCATTTCAACGGGAATTAA
- a CDS encoding sugar phosphate isomerase/epimerase family protein has product MKRIDFLKLSSLGLLGLYSFEIANSFNKNKRLAIQLYTIRDAISQNLEKALEKIAALGYTDLEIYGYNGTFFGKNRIEFLSVLNNTGLKVISSHHQTGVLKKEKGTLSHHWEQSVEDLSFIGSKYIVCSYLNPEERTSEHYRKLPELLDKSAETSKQYKIQFAYHNHDFEFEKMDEEQLIYDFILKNTSADLVKMELDLYWITKADFDPLDYFEKYPGRFPLWHVKDMHNETKNFAEVGSGTIDFKRIFEARKKAGLDYWFVEQDSSNRDIFESILMSKKYIDENDFFFK; this is encoded by the coding sequence ATGAAGAGAATTGATTTTTTAAAGCTATCATCGCTAGGTTTACTAGGATTGTATTCCTTCGAAATTGCAAATTCATTCAATAAGAATAAACGTTTAGCTATACAACTGTATACCATACGAGATGCGATTTCTCAAAATCTTGAAAAAGCTTTAGAAAAAATTGCTGCTTTAGGTTATACAGATTTGGAAATTTATGGCTATAACGGAACATTTTTCGGGAAAAATAGAATTGAATTTTTATCTGTCTTAAATAATACAGGTTTAAAAGTAATCAGTTCGCATCACCAGACCGGAGTTCTAAAAAAGGAAAAAGGAACGTTATCTCATCATTGGGAACAATCTGTTGAAGATCTTAGTTTCATCGGTTCGAAATATATCGTATGTTCTTATCTGAATCCTGAAGAGAGGACTTCGGAACATTATAGAAAACTTCCTGAGCTATTAGATAAATCTGCAGAAACTTCTAAGCAGTACAAAATTCAGTTTGCATATCATAATCATGATTTTGAATTTGAAAAGATGGATGAGGAACAGCTTATCTACGACTTCATCTTAAAAAATACATCAGCAGATTTAGTCAAAATGGAGCTTGATTTATATTGGATAACAAAAGCCGATTTTGATCCTTTAGATTATTTTGAAAAATATCCCGGAAGATTTCCTTTGTGGCATGTAAAAGATATGCATAATGAAACCAAAAATTTCGCAGAAGTCGGCAGCGGAACTATTGATTTTAAAAGAATATTTGAAGCGAGAAAAAAAGCAGGTTTAGATTACTGGTTTGTCGAGCAGGACTCCAGCAACAGGGATATTTTTGAGAGTATCTTGATGAGTAAAAAATACATTGACGAGAATGATTTTTTCTTTAAGTAA